The proteins below are encoded in one region of Paeniglutamicibacter cryotolerans:
- a CDS encoding adenylate/guanylate cyclase domain-containing protein, protein MGPNMDDRQLATGSQPLAPTAASVAARAGAQRPAADEPLPFADESGRQAQADPHGNADAEPSTAEVAPDATGEPGEPNGPGEATESQEPDPASTPLSSRDAARALERRLLGAERTMRRREVAQGAGVSLLSARKLWRAIGFPNLGDEEVFFTAVDQEALLTMVGMVREGTLTEETAISLTRSIGQMTDRMVVWQVEALVEDMVQNQGMSDPEARRQLVHLLPDLLEPLEELLVYSWRRQMNAAVHRLVLRAESGLAASAEGRDGSEDDAPLPLARAVGFADLVSYTSLSRRMNERTLAQLVQRFENKCAEVISVGGGRLVKTIGDEVLFIAETPQAGAQISLALAREFREDEFLPDTRVSLVWGRVLSRLGDIYGPTVNLAARLTSLAEPGTVLIDSLTAATLADDDRFVLEPMETTSVRGFGDINPVRLAPGKGEGLVLD, encoded by the coding sequence ATGGGACCGAACATGGATGACCGGCAGCTGGCGACGGGCTCGCAGCCCCTGGCCCCGACGGCCGCCTCCGTGGCGGCCCGGGCCGGAGCCCAGCGGCCCGCAGCTGACGAGCCGCTGCCCTTCGCCGACGAGAGCGGCAGGCAGGCTCAGGCAGACCCGCATGGGAATGCCGACGCAGAGCCCTCGACCGCTGAAGTCGCCCCGGATGCCACGGGCGAGCCGGGCGAACCAAACGGGCCGGGTGAAGCGACGGAAAGCCAGGAACCGGACCCCGCCTCGACCCCGTTGTCCTCCCGGGACGCCGCCCGAGCATTGGAACGCAGGCTGCTGGGCGCCGAACGCACCATGCGCCGGCGCGAAGTGGCCCAGGGTGCCGGAGTCTCGCTGCTTTCGGCGCGCAAGCTCTGGCGCGCCATCGGCTTCCCGAACCTGGGCGACGAGGAAGTCTTCTTCACCGCTGTCGATCAGGAGGCGCTGCTGACCATGGTCGGTATGGTGCGTGAAGGCACCCTGACCGAGGAAACGGCCATCTCGCTGACCCGGTCCATCGGACAGATGACTGACCGCATGGTGGTCTGGCAGGTTGAGGCGCTGGTGGAAGACATGGTCCAGAACCAGGGCATGAGCGACCCCGAGGCCCGCCGTCAACTCGTGCACCTGCTACCGGACCTGCTCGAACCGCTGGAGGAACTGCTTGTCTACTCCTGGCGCCGGCAGATGAACGCCGCCGTGCACCGGTTGGTGCTGCGCGCCGAATCCGGGCTGGCGGCCAGCGCCGAGGGCCGCGACGGGTCCGAGGACGACGCACCCCTGCCCTTGGCCCGCGCCGTGGGCTTCGCCGACCTGGTCTCCTACACCTCGCTGTCGCGGCGCATGAACGAGCGCACGCTGGCCCAGCTGGTGCAACGCTTCGAGAACAAGTGTGCAGAGGTGATCTCGGTCGGCGGCGGGCGGCTGGTGAAGACGATCGGCGACGAAGTGCTCTTCATCGCCGAGACGCCGCAGGCAGGGGCGCAGATCTCGCTGGCCTTGGCGCGCGAGTTCCGCGAGGACGAGTTCCTGCCCGACACCCGCGTCTCGCTGGTCTGGGGCCGGGTCCTTTCGCGCCTGGGCGACATCTACGGGCCCACGGTGAACCTGGCGGCCCGGCTGACCTCGCTGGCCGAACCCGGTACGGTGCTCATTGATTCGCTCACTGCCGCGACGCTGGCGGATGACGACCGGTTCGTGCTCGAGCCGATGGAAACCACGTCCGTGCGCGGCTTCGGTGACATCAATCCGGTCCGCCTGGCACCGGGCAAGGGCGAGGGACTGGTGCTTGACTAG